The genome window AAACCTgaacaaataatcaaaatctaaaatgatttgaacctaaaataatttaaccttaaaaactcaaaatctcaattttgaataatccaaatccaaaataactcaaacccaaaataatccaaacttaaaacattcaaacgccaaaatcacctaaaaaattctaaataaaaaatcaaatcaatcaaCTCATCCTATACATCTTAGTCAACGGGTTAATCTAATAACTCAAAGCCGGGCTTTCGTGGATATTGAAAACTGTGGTACTAccaatcattaaaaaaatatatctataAATATAGCCATTTTATCTCTTTAGCTTTCCATGTTCTTATCCAAAAAGCACACTAGAGACGACATTAAATGGGTGCTCGTTTACCGTGGATGATCTCCGGCGCCAAGCAAATTCTCaagcttcaatcttttattaCACGAGAAAAGGCCGATATTGTCCCGAAAGGCCACGTCGCGGTTTATGTTGGGGAGACACCAAGGAAAAGGTTCGTAGTTCCAATCATGGTATTGAACCATCATTCAAGGACTTGTTGAAGCGAGCCGAGGAAGAGTTCAGGTTTGATCACCCGATGGGTGGTTTGACAATTCCTTGCCGAGAAGATGCCTTTGTTAACAATCATAAATTCTGAAAAAGATCAGattatatcaaatcaaaatatagagactaaaatttaaatctaagcAAATGGACCCCTAAGCCAAAAAAAACCCATACCCAAAAGAATGCTTCCTAATCTAAAttgaatgattaatatttaaaattcctATTACGAAATTTacaataaaacattaataagAGTCCGTTTATTTACCTGTAAAAGGTTTAACGAAAAACAATGTTTTTCCCATGTTTGTTTGGTGGAAAACGAATTCGTACAGTAAATCATTATTCAAAACATGGGAAAATGAggcttttttttaataaaatgtattaCCTTTTTTTCGATAAAACATTTTTcaatctttctcttcttcataTCCCGAACAAAGAAAAACCCtcttccccttccccttccccCTTCGTTGTGACCTCGATCCAGTGCTTGCCGCCATCCAGCAACAATTCTCAACACCAGTCGCCGGTATTCATCTTTGATCTTTCCCCTTTCCACCTTTCTTTGCCGAAATCTGCACTGCACCAGTCAACAAACAAACTAGAAAATTCACCACCACTCTCCCAGCCTCATCTTCTCTTCCTCCCATTTTACCCTTCCCTCCGCCTAATTTGGAGTAGAAGTGGAgatttctttgttttcattaGTTTTCTATGCTTTCTTGCATCTGTTCCGAAATTAAAACTAGAAGTAATTCAATATAAAGCACAACCTATTGAAAATCGAAATGTATACATGACATTTgcatattgtaaaatttaaacctataataatttgaaagaaattatataCATGACATTTGCACATAATAAAACTCGAACATAAGTTATAAAACCCGCAAACCTCAATTTCACTAAGACAACCAAATCATCAATGGCTTACACGATCTTATATGACGTATTTGATGAGATTGTTGAGATAGCAATGGGGTTGCACACACAtgattgttgatttttttttttaaataaaaaattatcattcaaaAACAACCGCATCACATGAACAACCTGCAAATTGACCATCCATTGATCTCTTTTGGGTctttaattgttaattaagatttataaaTAGTTGATCTAATAAGGCAACCCCATGTGATTCTTTCAAGAGGTGGGTccatattttgattattttattagaaCCCTTGCCTATAAATATAAAGCAAACCCCAACAAGCTTTTCCAATTGCAAGACACACTTTCATCAAGTTAATACTGTTTTTAGTGTGtgcttttttctttaatttcatttcatatatggGTATTCATTTACCTTCAATGATCCTCCATGCCAAACAAGTTCTTAAGTTTCAATCAAGGAACCAACTACATGTGCCCAAAGGCCACATTGCTGTTTATGTTGGAGAAACGAAGAAGACAAGGTTTGTGGTTCCAATTTCATACTTGAACCATCCTTGTTTTCTAGATTTGCTCGGTCAGGCCGAGGAAGAGTTCGGGTTCAATCACCCGGTGGGCGGTCTTACAATCCCGTGTGACAAAGATGCCTTTATCGATCTCACTTCTCGGTTGCATTGTTGCTGAAATATGAGGACCATGAATGCTTAGTTTAAGCCAGATTTTAGAagtttttagttgattttagtTTCTTCTGCTCCTTTGTAGGATGTAAGAAATGTAAATGTAGATAGCTTTAGTTTCATTAACATAACTTGTtatgaaatgataatgaaatttttggttttgtgaATTTTCgatgttggtttttttttaaataagattaatcaaattttgaaatgattaaaattcaaaataactcaaattgaaaatgatccgaacaaataaattgaaatgacaAGAACTTAAAAGGATCCAACTCGAAAAACTTGATTAACAAACTTAAATGGCCTAAACTCAAAATGACTCGACTAAAGataacttaaaattcaaaataattaaaaaagtttaaaatttgaatttaccTAAACTATTCATAATacatctcattataggttctagtcatatttgttttttttttacacattGCTTACCCAAAAttaggaggataatgcacttcaactTACTCGAAGTAACCCACGTCTTCCTACATAGACAATAATACACATACCAAttaagttaagactcaatcggcaaatttaaatttcttaaaataaaagtaaagtacTAAATTACAAATGTAGAAAGAATATAATCTTTAGAGcatatttgatttgtatatttatCTCTATAATTATAAAAGGAATATTCTCCAAGTATTTTGGGCATGTTCTTCATATCAGTTGCTCTAGATCCGAGAATCCATTGAGAttcatgttttactttttttttttttatttcaaaaataaaatcatggCAAGTTGGTAGTTAGGGAAGTTTGGTtaggtttttgaaattttttgaataatatacattatcatcttatttatgagttagaGGACTACAAGTAGTTTTAGGCATtgaggtaaaaaaaattaagtaaagaaaCCAAAGTCGTTATTAAGTGCTGTCTAATCCAAATTGAGTTATCGGTAAGATCTAAAAATCGAAATACGTCCAAACAAGACTCATACATTATAATACTTAATcccataataaatttaaaaaaaatattcatacatAACATTTGCAgataataaaactcaaatatagactattaaaattttcgaaACATAACCAAAATCATCAATGGCTTACACAATGTTATATGACGTATTTGATGAGATCGTAGAGAAAGCAATGGGGGTTGCACTCACATGAATGTTGATGTTATTCAAAATTATCATTCAAAAACAACCTCATCACATTAACAACATGCAAAATTGACCATCTATTGTACCCCTTGGGTctttaattgttaattaagatttataaaTAGTTGATCTAATAAGGCAGACCCCATGTGATTCTTCCAAAAGGTGGGTCcatatttgattatttctatgttgaaaattttccaatttcatcccAAGACTTAAACACTTGCCTATAAATACAAACACCACCCAACCAGCTTTTCCAATTACAAAATACACTTTCATCAAccttcaaaaatcaaatatgggTATCCATTTACCTTCAATGATCCTTCATGCCAAGCAAGTTCTTAAGTTCCAATCAAGGAACCAGCTACATGTGCCCAAAGGCCACATTGCAGTTTATGTTGGAGAAATGAAGAAGACAAGGTTTGTGGTTCCTATTTCATACTTAAACCACCCTTGTTTTCTAGATTTGCTCGGTCGGGCCGAGCAAGAGTTCGGGTTCAATCACCCAATCGGCGGTCTTACGATCCCGTGTGACGAAGATGCCTTTATCGATCTCACTTCTCGGTTGCATGGCTACTCAAGTATGAAAACCAAAACCATAAATGCTTAAGTTAATTAACCAGATTtcagattatttttatttctaggaTGTAAGAAATGTAAAATGTAGATAGCTTATTGTTTgaaattataatgaaaattgTTGGCTTCTGAATCATATACATAACTCTCTTCAATATTGGTTCTTGAGTTTGTGAATGTTTGCTTTCCATTGTTCCTATCATGTATGATTGATTGATGAAGATGCAAACATGTAAATTTCGACCCAAACGTGGCATTAGAATTTtgggatttaattaaaaattttaaaaaatttggagtTTAATGAGAAATTTCAGAAAAAGGGGtctagttaaaattttaaggaaattaatgaaaattgtcaaaaaaatttagagggcttaattaaatttttttaaatgagagatttaagtaaattttaaaaattttgaatggcTTAGtgacaaattttcaattttttagggTGGCTTATCTTATGTTCTACCATGGAATGTGACTCAATTAATTTGAATCCAaacataatctaatttttttacgcataatgatttatttggctcaaatcattttagccattcatttaatatttcattttttaagccttaaatttatttttagaatcaccctaaaataaataaaaaattaatgttttattaattttgttgacgTTACATACATGTGAATGacattttagcatttaattaattttttaaaatttaaaaataaaaattataaaaaactatttttaaaaattaaacatcattaaaattattaaaatatatattaaatgttaatgtgTCATCCACATGACAATTTATGTGTATTCTACGTTAGCAAAGTTAACATACGTtaatttttccatctattttaaggatgatttgacaaaaaataccacttaaaggattaaaagagacaaaaattaGATGTAGGgctaaaataacattttataaagttaaagggccaaaaaattattatgctttttcttattataaaaaaagACAACAACTCAAACCGTACTTGAACCCAAAGTAATCTTCACTTAAAATGATTCAAActtcaaataattcgaataaaaaaTGGCCCCaataaatatcttaaaatgacataaactcgaaataatttgaattaaaaaaaattaaactcaaaattgatataaaattaaaataataataaccaacaTTATCAAATAATGCAAAAAAAGCTCAAATTCCACTTACGTCATACCCAAAAGCAGCGGGTCCAAAGGGTCAGCTTTTGCTGCGCAACATGCTACTCACATGGACATGCCCCTACTGCACGCCTACCAATACCCAATTGTCTATTTCactgtttaaaataataaaaatatttttaaaattttaattataaaatatatatatcaaatttatacatgaattttggttgaatatgtaatttaatgtatgaattttgatttggtgcaattatacacatgaaatttGAATTGTAATTCAGTATATAaacatgaaactttaattttgattcaatgcatacatttattttcatattggattgatataattgtttatgtatGTAATATATCAAGATAAAATGAGGCTAATTCGATAACATTGttagtgatttgtgaaaattgaatcaaatctttaaaatcgtataaaatcaaagttcatgtataatttttatatttaacccctataaaaatattatatatttttgtaaattatctttttacatatttttatttttgaatggtAAAACAGATTGAACCAAATGGACTCGAGGTtgaaaatactaaatttaaatccaaCTCAAACAAGTCCAACCGACATGAACACCTTTATTGAAAAATGTAACTTTCCCTCATGAAGTATTGTAgagattataaatataaattttgaagaagTATTGTAGACATCGCTAttgaacaataaaaaatatgttttcttttgttctcctattttctattattttactctttttattatttatttcataacatgTTATCAACACGATTTTTCTCTaaactttcttctttttaagtTATTTCATATACCCAcacaaaattcttaaaaaaactCTTAATCCACCAAAAGATTCAAACTTGCGTCACCTAAATTTTCAACATTGACTTTAACCGCGCAACTCCTTGAAGATTTATATGTATCTTAAATTGAGGATTAAACAAAGAATATATTGGAAACCTTTAGAAGTCCACCTTACTAGGTCTGTTGCATTCGCCAAAGAGAATGCAAgtattaaaaatagtttagaggATATAATCATGGACGCGATAAGTGACATAGCGATAATCACTAGAAgtgaaaacataataataaaagttttcaaGATAATCCTTCAAATGGTAGGTGCAACTTAtattatcaatgtgatatgataCGATCATTGGTCACATACCTATTGTTTGTATGTCCAAACATTTTTGtccaattatattaatattctttaaagaaaatataaatatatatatgtctcCCTGACAATGTAACAATGAATActatttttaagataaaaaatatttattttatttgatattgaaaCAAACCAATATTGTTACAATATTTAGTACTACAAAATATGGTAGTGCAAAATTGGTACTGAAACACATCAATATTGTTGTTATATTTAATAGTACAAAATCagttgaaagctccaaaaaaattaatatatcaatGCTAAGATTTTATTGATCAAACTTCATCATTTggtcatttatttatttgaatagttactGACTGCCACCTGGTGTGCGTGCATTGGGGCTATGAatcaacaaaaatacaaaaaataaactagTGGTGTACTGCAGGTGTgagttttattcttttattctttttattatttatttcataataaactccaattttaatatatttttatttatcaaattacaagattggtttctttttgttttatcaaaattttggtggatgattaaaaatgatgaaaaagtgTGGGAAAAAGAGTGGGGTTTTTGAGCAAAGCCATGTGAGCATCAAAACCAATTGAGATTgtaacatcaaataattataattacttcAAAAAgatattacttatttaatttcaCTTGAATCCACCATTTCTACGAATTTATGATAGTACTAATGTCAATTGAATCTACCATTTCTACTGAATTTATGATGATATTAATGTCAATTGAGTAATTATTTGATCAACGATATACACATGAAAAGTTATTACTCATTTAATTTCACTTGAATCCAtgattttcacaaatttataataatattaatgtcaattaaacaattatttaataatgataaattcaataatttaaagtaaagttaagagagaaaaagattaatatgaatttacctcttaaaattaactcaaacaatttatactctaaatggttaaaataaaagaagactaaaatccaaaattatttgAGCATGTAATGCACCAAActgaaaaaaacttaaattttaactttgaatTACATGAATTTAAAACTAATCCGAACCCAAAACaatataaatctaaaatacCCAAATACAACcgaaaattcaaaactaatctaattaaaatgacacaaaaatttaaaaccaactcGATTCACCCATTGAACAATTTTTAGTATGATTCAAATGGTTCAATCTTTTCTTCAAATTGATACTTCAATCAATTCTCAATCCAATCATTGATCCgatcaaataatattatattgtgttgtatattatgttttattttgttacgtATTATTGTGTTTGTATTGagtaatatttcatttaaaaaaatataaactaatccaatgtttttaatattatatagaaTTAATCCcatcaaactttttaaattatgatttaaatgcttaaaatattttaatttagtcatcgAGCATTAACGTATTGTATCAATTAAGTCATATTGTTAAACTTAATTGTTAGTTCGAGCGTTAAAAATCGATTCAAATGTGACAtcgaacatatttaaaacacacgaataaagtataaatatataccTATTACACAAACAATTTGATTCTAACgggataataataacaaaagatATAACCTTCTAAATTTCATCAACAcagtttatttctttaacatatcaaattaaGCTATTCATACAATAAATAGACAAATATTCACAAAGTCaaatcttaattaatatttaatatttaaattgactagtaattgataaaaaatctgataatttacaatattaataaaTGTTGATATACTATTTGGTACTTATATTTggtttcaatgttcaatttgatacctgAGTATTTTTAGTCCAATTTAGTACTTGATTTTGGCTTCAATGTTCAGtttggaatttaaatttttcgtttcaatttggtacctaaatttatcttttgtcccaataaaaatctataattttattggGTCACGtaatattgtttaattttggtatcaaattgaacagtaaatctaaatttaagtaatcaaattgggaaaaaattatttttaaacttcaattaaattattatttaaaatatgcaggataatttatacaaaattgtTGGTGATAAATGtcctatttaaaaaaaaaaaacagagggTAATTTTATACGCTGAATCCGTTTCCATTACatgtaaagataaaattgaataaatgtctTACCATCAGATGGTGGCCACGTAGCATTGATGGAGACAGGATACAGACTCCAATAAATCAAAAAGCTTAAGCGGAGTAGGGTCCACATATCCACGTGTCATTATTTAGGTAGGGGCCGACAAGCTCTAAAAGCAAAAGGTTGGGTCGAGGATTGGACTTTTTTGTGTGGTTCGCTCGCCTGTTCAGATATAAATGTAATATCTTGTTTCATTTTTTGGAGGCTCCCTAACCGCCCCACGTGTCTaatctataaatttattaaaaggattaagtaagaaaaatcgaaaaataaatccaaaccagatatttagataattattcGAAATCGAAacgaattttgttttatttaatatataattaattataattttatgatataaaataaatattttatatttataataatgaaaataacaatattttaatgttaaataatattcaaaagttataaaataaaatttatttttctagaataaaTCTGAAAATCgaaaaccaaaattaatatggacaaataccaaaatatcacatttgatttttttatttgctaatttgaattgaattaattattttaatttataatataataaaagatttcaattattaatttagattttaattttaataatttaatttatctttttatatatgGCTTGCATGATTTTGTTAGTTGTAGCAGGCATTCTTGCTTTTGGATGAAtgccaaattattattatttaattgaaaaataattattttgacaaTCATAATACAAGAAATTATGGgttaaaagaattttctaacgtcaatttactatttttttaccgtattattgattttatcaataataaaaacaacaagcCTCGGATGTAGTAGGAAGTcacattcaatattttaattaaattaatggttGAATTGATTATGccactaaatttttgtttaaatgattcaaccaccagtctaataataattaattatttaaaacataaaaattaaaaattaaaacctcTTCAATCACTGATATTTTTTATCTtggtttctaaaattttattgattacaAGCAGTCCGTAGTGGAGTCAGAAAATTTGggaagaattaaattgtatatttttacgataatttcattattttaatagcatatgttttattaataatttaaaatttaaaattataaaggatttaaattaaaatttatgattttaggtTATACTATGCTTCGCGGCTGCAAGCGGTTTGCTTCtacattcaaatcaatatagCAGCTGATTTTAAGTtcaatcaactcaattaatttaaataatattaatcacATTATAGTTTTAAggaagaattaaattaaaataatcaaaaaaataatattgttaaaaataagaagattaATCTTCGTTAACCGGAAAAGAATGATTGTTTTCGTAATTAAAGTAACCCAAAAAGtttgatttttcatgaaaatgaaACCAAGCATGCCCTATCTTTTACTTACTTCGattaaaccaaaacaaaaaaccaCACTTTCCCCATCCAGATCTATTCTCTATATATATAACAAGCTAAACCCCAAATATCCAACTCGTGTCCCACTCACCCAAACTAGAACATTCAACTCGGTAACTCACTCACCTCCCCAAAAAACCCCCACTCCCATCATCACCTTTAACTCGTGTTCCACTCACGGGTCTACTCAATCTCTACTTAATACAAAAAACCCTACTCCTTTGGGCTAAATCACAAGACTCACAAGGAAACCAGTTGGGTGAATTTAATGGCGACAAACACATCCTCTTTAAAGAAGAAAAGTGAGCAAGTCCTAGACGGTTCGGATATAATGGAGTTGGTTGAAAACCAAGAGGTGTTCACTAGTTTCGTGGACCATAAGTTCAAAGAGCTTGATAAAGACAGTGATGGTCACCTCTCTGTGAAAGAATTACAACCTGCTGTGGCTGATATTGGTGCTGCTCTCGGTTTGCCTGCTCAAGGTTCTTCACCTGATTCTGACCATATTTACTCTGAGGTTTGTCACTTTTGTCTCTCTTTTAAAtttcccattttcttttcttcgttTGTAGtctgcttctttttcttttttcagctTTAATAGCTTCGCATGTTCATGCCATAAGGCATAAAGGGGTTTGCATATGAACCCCTTCTATATCTGTTAGTCGTTTGCTTTGCCTTTGAGGACCGGTGTTCGGTTCGTTACGGTCAAAATCTATTGTATGAgcttg of Gossypium raimondii isolate GPD5lz chromosome 3, ASM2569854v1, whole genome shotgun sequence contains these proteins:
- the LOC105795381 gene encoding auxin-responsive protein SAUR23; protein product: MGIHLPSMILHAKQVLKFQSRNQLHVPKGHIAVYVGETKKTRFVVPISYLNHPCFLDLLGQAEEEFGFNHPVGGLTIPCDKDAFIDLTSRLHCC
- the LOC105796235 gene encoding auxin-responsive protein SAUR23, which encodes MGIHLPSMILHAKQVLKFQSRNQLHVPKGHIAVYVGEMKKTRFVVPISYLNHPCFLDLLGRAEQEFGFNHPIGGLTIPCDEDAFIDLTSRLHGYSSMKTKTINA